Part of the Sodalinema gerasimenkoae IPPAS B-353 genome is shown below.
CGAAATCTTCCCCAACACCCACGACTTCGACGAGGGGATTCGCACCCTTCTCCCCCGTTACACAGAAATGCTCGATAGCATTACTCGCTGTGTTCCCGCTGACTGTTCAACCCTGATCGATCTCGGCTGTGGAACTGGGGAATTGAGTCTGCGGCTGTTAGAACGCTGTCCCCAGGCACAAGTTCTGGCCATTGACTACTCGCCGCGTATGCTGGAATTTGCTCATCAGAAAATCACCCAGGCCGGTTATAACAATCGTTGGGAACCCCTATGTGCTGATTTCGGTGAATTGGCCCATCAAACCAGTGGCGACGTGGCGATTCAAGGTGCGCAAGCTTGCGTCTCATCCTTGGCGATTCACCATCTCAGTGATGAGATGAAACAAACGCTGTTTAACTGGGTGTTTAGCATCTTAGAACCGGGGGGATGTTTTTGGAATACTGATCCAGTGGTTCCCGAAACCCCCCATCTGAAAGACGTCTATCAGTCTGTGCGCGAGGAGTGGGCGCAGAAAAAAGGGGATGCGATCGCCGCCACCCGCGCTAAAGTGGGCGAGAGTGTTCCCCAAGGCCATTCAGGACAAGATCGCTTAGCCAGTTTGCAAACCCATCTTCAGATGTTAACCTCAGCCGGTTTCCAAGATGTCGCCATTCCCTGGAAGTATTTTGGCTTTGCGGTGTTCGGCGGCTACCGGGGAATCATGAATAAATGAAAATTGACGGTTGACAATTATCCACAAGTATGAGCAAGGCTCACTCCTCATCGGGATCAACGCCTAACTCTCGCAAGCGGGCCGCTAGACGCTCAGCTCGTTGATGTTCTTGCTCAGCTCGTTGATGTTCTTGCTCAGCTCGTTGATGTTCTTGCTCGGCCCGCTCCTCACCATGTAAGAGTAAATTCCCCTGACTATCCCACCAACGCAGCCAAGGGAGTTCCATATTCCCATAACGTCCAGTCCAGATCCCTAACTCAACTCCCAATTCAGAAATGGGGAAGTGGCCCCGTTCGTTGGCCCCGATTAACTCATAATGGTTGCGGACTAAACCATAGACCTCAACACTGGCCCGTTGCACCTCGTAAATGGCGTAGTACGCCGGACGAATTACCGTTTCATAGACCCAAAACTTGCCCGTCCAGGGGGTTTTATCTCGTTCCTCAGACCCCGTTCCTGAGACAAACTCAATGACAATCTCGGGGGGGATATGTTCTTGCCACAGGACATAGGAACGTCGCGCTTGTCCGTCTAAGGTAGCGGGAACCTGAGGAACATAAAACCAATCGGGAGAGACAGCGCCTCGTTGAGCAGGATCGGTGATGCGCCAGTAAATTCCGCTATCTTGACCAATACAGTAATCTCCCTGGGGATGTTTGGCGGTGAGGATGGGGAGAATCGAATCCGTCAGGAGAATGCTTTGCGGATGTTCTTGAAAGTCTTTCACGAAGGTTCCATCCTCACAGGGGAGTTGGGTGTGATCCGGTAAGGGAGTAAAAGTTTCTATGACGCTCATGGCGGTTTTGAGGAGAGGGGCGATGGTTCTAATTTAACATTGCCATCAGGGCTGGTTTGCACCCATCGTTCCTCGGTACACACTCCGGTTAAGGGACAATCCCAGGGTTCAATGGGTAACTCCTGGAGATAGGCGAACTCAAAGACAATCCCCAGCGTGGGAATCTCTCGCCACTGGGGTTGACTGAGGAGGCGATCGTAAAACCCACCGCCATATCCCAGGCGATATCCCCGTCGATCGCAGGCTACCGCCGGAACTAAGATTAAATCCACCGTCTCAGGAGCAATCTGGGGGGAATCAGGATGGGGTTCGCGAATCCCAAACGCACCCGAAATAAACCGATCGCCCCATTGCCAAGAATGCCACAATAACGACTCTCCCTGACAGCGAGGAAACCCCCAGCAACGGTCCCCCGTTAATCCCAATAAATCCGGTTCTCGGCGAAAACTGACATAACTGAGAACTGTTTGGGCCGACTGAAACCGGGGATGTTGGCGAATTTGCTCACAGAGGCGATCGCTGCGATCGCGCCATTCCCCCTCAGACAACTGACAACGAGTCTGCAACAGCGATCGCCGTAACGCCTGCTTCTGCACCATCTCTACCAATGAGGTTCTCCAAACAACACCATCGAACAGGTAATTTGTCCTAGAATCTTCGTGGCCACGTCACTCACCGCCAATCCCCCAGCGGTACGCCGTCGCCGGGAACACAGAACCACCATATCCACCTCTTGCGAGGCTTCCAAAATCGCCTGAGCAATATCATCAGAGACCACCGTTTTCATCTGGCCTGGAACCTGAGAACCCCCGCCATGAAAGATTTTCATCAACGCCGTCTCAAACTCCTGAATCTGCTCCGGCGTGGTGCGGCGATCGCAGACATGGAGCAAGGTTAACTCCGCCTGATTCGACTCAGCAAATAACTGAGCAAACCGCATCGC
Proteins encoded:
- a CDS encoding class I SAM-dependent methyltransferase, whose protein sequence is MSKTVYPGEIFPNTHDFDEGIRTLLPRYTEMLDSITRCVPADCSTLIDLGCGTGELSLRLLERCPQAQVLAIDYSPRMLEFAHQKITQAGYNNRWEPLCADFGELAHQTSGDVAIQGAQACVSSLAIHHLSDEMKQTLFNWVFSILEPGGCFWNTDPVVPETPHLKDVYQSVREEWAQKKGDAIAATRAKVGESVPQGHSGQDRLASLQTHLQMLTSAGFQDVAIPWKYFGFAVFGGYRGIMNK
- a CDS encoding Uma2 family endonuclease codes for the protein MSVIETFTPLPDHTQLPCEDGTFVKDFQEHPQSILLTDSILPILTAKHPQGDYCIGQDSGIYWRITDPAQRGAVSPDWFYVPQVPATLDGQARRSYVLWQEHIPPEIVIEFVSGTGSEERDKTPWTGKFWVYETVIRPAYYAIYEVQRASVEVYGLVRNHYELIGANERGHFPISELGVELGIWTGRYGNMELPWLRWWDSQGNLLLHGEERAEQEHQRAEQEHQRAEQEHQRAERLAARLRELGVDPDEE
- a CDS encoding 5-formyltetrahydrofolate cyclo-ligase → MVQKQALRRSLLQTRCQLSEGEWRDRSDRLCEQIRQHPRFQSAQTVLSYVSFRREPDLLGLTGDRCWGFPRCQGESLLWHSWQWGDRFISGAFGIREPHPDSPQIAPETVDLILVPAVACDRRGYRLGYGGGFYDRLLSQPQWREIPTLGIVFEFAYLQELPIEPWDCPLTGVCTEERWVQTSPDGNVKLEPSPLSSKPP